A single genomic interval of Bos indicus isolate NIAB-ARS_2022 breed Sahiwal x Tharparkar chromosome 5, NIAB-ARS_B.indTharparkar_mat_pri_1.0, whole genome shotgun sequence harbors:
- the DNAJC22 gene encoding dnaJ homolog subfamily C member 22 isoform X1 has protein sequence MAKGLLMTYTLWAVGGPAGLHHLYLGRDSHALLWMLTLGGGGLGWLWEFWMLPSFVAQANRAQEQRQGSGRGTPPLSLIRFVAQMIVGMYFGLVALISLSFMASFYIVGLPLAVGLGVLLVAAVGNQTSDLKNTLGAAFLTSPIFYGRPIAILPISLAASITAQKHRRYKPSVGSETLSVRLYRLGLAYLAFTGPLVHSVLCHTAVTLSYVADTLGSFLSWFSFFPLLGRLLESVLLLPFRAWKLLVGDHGISSSYFQEWEKLYEFVHSFQDEKRQLALQVFGLSEGATNEEIHGRYRELVKTWHPDHNRYQMEEAQRRFLEIQAAYEVLRQPRKPRGSWRSNATINTFKRVLGLPWWSSG, from the exons ATGGCCAAGGGCCTCCTAATGACTTACACCCTCTGGGCTGTAGGGGGCCCTGCTGGTCTCCACCACCTATACCTGGGACGAGACAGCCATGCACTGCTCTGGATGCTTACCCTGGGGGGTGGTGGTCTAGGCTGGCTCTGGGAATTCTGGATGCTCCCAAGCTTTGTTGCTCAGGCCAACAGGGCCCAGGAGCAGAGGCAGGGCTCAGGAAGGGGGACACCCCCTCTAAGTCTCATTCGCTTTGTTGCCCAGATGATAGTGGGCATGTATTTTGGCCTTGTGGCTCTCATTAGCCTTTCCTTCATGGCCAGCTTCTATATTGTGGGCCTCCCACTGGCAGTTGGCTTAGGGGTCTTGCTGGTGGCTGCCGTTGGCAACCAGACATCAGACCTAAAGAACACTCTAGGGGCAGCATTTCTTACTTCACCTATCTTCTATGGCCGCCCCATAGCCATCCTGCCCATCAGCTTGGCTGCCAGCATCACAGCCCAGAAGCATCGCCGCTACAAACCCTCAGTTGGGTCAGAGACGCTCAGCGTGCGGCTCTACCGCCTGGGCTTGGCTTACCTTGCTTTCACAGGCCCGTTAGTGCACAGTGTCCTCTGCCACACAGCTGTCACCCTCAGCTATGTGGCAGATACTCTTGGCTCCTTCTTGAGTTGGTTCAGCTTCTTCCCCCTCCTTGGGCGCCTTTTGGAGTCTGTCCTCCTTCTGCCTTTCCGAGCCTGGAAGCTGCTGGTAGGAGATCATGGCATCAGCAGCAGCTACTTCCAAGAGTGGGAGAAGCTCTATGAGTTTGTTCACAGTTTTCAGGATGAGAAGCGTCAGCTGGCTCTCCAG GTTTTTGGTCTCTCAGAGGGGgcaacaaatgaagaaatacatgGCAGATACCGGGAGCTAGTGAAGACCTGGCACCCTGACCACAATCGGTACCAGATGGAGGAAGCTCAGAGGCGCTTCCTGGAGATCCAGGCTGCGTATGAAGTCCTGAGGCAGCCCAGGAAGCCCAGGGGATCCTGGAG GAGCAATGCTACAATAAATACCTTTAAACgtgtactgggacttccctggtggtccagtggttga
- the DNAJC22 gene encoding dnaJ homolog subfamily C member 22 isoform X2 — protein MAKGLLMTYTLWAVGGPAGLHHLYLGRDSHALLWMLTLGGGGLGWLWEFWMLPSFVAQANRAQEQRQGSGRGTPPLSLIRFVAQMIVGMYFGLVALISLSFMASFYIVGLPLAVGLGVLLVAAVGNQTSDLKNTLGAAFLTSPIFYGRPIAILPISLAASITAQKHRRYKPSVGSETLSVRLYRLGLAYLAFTGPLVHSVLCHTAVTLSYVADTLGSFLSWFSFFPLLGRLLESVLLLPFRAWKLLVGDHGISSSYFQEWEKLYEFVHSFQDEKRQLALQVFGLSEGATNEEIHGRYRELVKTWHPDHNRYQMEEAQRRFLEIQAAYEVLRQPRKPRGSWRWEETSF, from the exons ATGGCCAAGGGCCTCCTAATGACTTACACCCTCTGGGCTGTAGGGGGCCCTGCTGGTCTCCACCACCTATACCTGGGACGAGACAGCCATGCACTGCTCTGGATGCTTACCCTGGGGGGTGGTGGTCTAGGCTGGCTCTGGGAATTCTGGATGCTCCCAAGCTTTGTTGCTCAGGCCAACAGGGCCCAGGAGCAGAGGCAGGGCTCAGGAAGGGGGACACCCCCTCTAAGTCTCATTCGCTTTGTTGCCCAGATGATAGTGGGCATGTATTTTGGCCTTGTGGCTCTCATTAGCCTTTCCTTCATGGCCAGCTTCTATATTGTGGGCCTCCCACTGGCAGTTGGCTTAGGGGTCTTGCTGGTGGCTGCCGTTGGCAACCAGACATCAGACCTAAAGAACACTCTAGGGGCAGCATTTCTTACTTCACCTATCTTCTATGGCCGCCCCATAGCCATCCTGCCCATCAGCTTGGCTGCCAGCATCACAGCCCAGAAGCATCGCCGCTACAAACCCTCAGTTGGGTCAGAGACGCTCAGCGTGCGGCTCTACCGCCTGGGCTTGGCTTACCTTGCTTTCACAGGCCCGTTAGTGCACAGTGTCCTCTGCCACACAGCTGTCACCCTCAGCTATGTGGCAGATACTCTTGGCTCCTTCTTGAGTTGGTTCAGCTTCTTCCCCCTCCTTGGGCGCCTTTTGGAGTCTGTCCTCCTTCTGCCTTTCCGAGCCTGGAAGCTGCTGGTAGGAGATCATGGCATCAGCAGCAGCTACTTCCAAGAGTGGGAGAAGCTCTATGAGTTTGTTCACAGTTTTCAGGATGAGAAGCGTCAGCTGGCTCTCCAG GTTTTTGGTCTCTCAGAGGGGgcaacaaatgaagaaatacatgGCAGATACCGGGAGCTAGTGAAGACCTGGCACCCTGACCACAATCGGTACCAGATGGAGGAAGCTCAGAGGCGCTTCCTGGAGATCCAGGCTGCGTATGAAGTCCTGAGGCAGCCCAGGAAGCCCAGGGGATCCTGGAGGTGGGAAGAAACTTCCTTCTGA